A section of the Oncorhynchus keta strain PuntledgeMale-10-30-2019 chromosome 15, Oket_V2, whole genome shotgun sequence genome encodes:
- the LOC118394969 gene encoding myeloid-associated differentiation marker homolog, with protein MPIVVVHSNPLFWVRLCALVFSCVAFAVTVHGANLSHGTGDWCVFCWAFSFAGTLLVLLVELFGLQTRAPVSWKNFPITFACYASLLCLSASIIFPLYFLKGQTYRSETQNYRIVATVFSCLATIAYICEVSISKARPGEVAGYMATAPGLLKVCETFVACVIFVFISDPVSYDSHNALRWCLAVFCICFILSAAIIVLCICECTGCLPFPFARFLSAYAVLAVAMYLSATIIWPIFKFDKKHGGSSRPYGCGRYAGLCDWDRQMAVAVLTAVNLVLYLADLIYSARLVFVTV; from the coding sequence ATGCCGATAGTAGTGGTGCACTCCAACCCCCTGTTTTGGGTGCGTTTGTGTGCTTTGGTGTTCTCCTGTGTGGCCTTTGCTGTGACCGTCCATGGGGCCAACCTCTCCCATGGCACAggggactggtgtgtgttctgctgGGCCTTCAGCTTCGCTGGGACCCTGCTGGTGCTGCTGGTGGAGCTGTTTGGCCTGCAGACCCGTGCCCCTGTCTCCTGGAAGAACTTCCCCATCACCTTTGCCTGCTACGCctccctgctctgcctctctgcctccatcATCTTCCCCCTCTACTTCCTCAAGGGCCAGACCTACCGCAGCGAGACTCAAAACTACCGCATTGTGGCCACCGTCTTCTCCTGCCTGGCAACCATCGCTTACATTTGTGAGGTGAGCATCAGCAAAGCCAGGCCAGGAGAGGTAGCAGGTTACATGGCCACCGCCCCGGGTCTGCTGAAGGTGTGTGAGACTTTTGTAGCCTGCGTCATCTTCGTCTTCATCAGCGACCCAGTGTCCTACGACTCACACAATGCACTGAGGTGGTGCCTGGCCGTCTTCTGCATCTGTTTCATCCTGTCAGCGGCCATTATAGTGCTGTGTATCTGTGAGTGCACCGGCTGCCTGCCCTTCCCCTTTGCCCGCTTCCTGTCCGCCTACGCCGTTCTGGCTGTCGCCATGTACCTCTCCGCCACCATCATCTGGCCCATTTTTAAGTTTGACAAGAAGCACGGGGGATCCTCCAGGCCCTATGGCTGTGGCAGATATGCAGGGCTGTGCGACTGGGACAGGCAGATGGCTGTGGCTGTGCTCACCGCAGTTAACCTTGTGCTCTACCTGGCAGACCTGATCTACTCTGCCCGACTGGTGTTTGTTACTGTGTAA
- the LOC118394972 gene encoding stonustoxin subunit beta-like: protein MGQTCCFGAVSKATSELTERLEDVWKENWLQILRADFCQLTLNPNTGFYNIHLTEGDQEVTMKEPKLCLNHPEMFHILQVLCKNGLSGAHFNWEVEWRGKKAYIAVSYNNVSRMGFGPEAQFGLNDKYWGLLCTKEACSFLHNNIATKLPAPESCSRVGVYLDHRAGDLSFYSVSETITLLHTVQTVFTRATQPRGFGQS from the exons ATGGGTCAGACCTGTTGTTTTGGAGCGGTGTCAAAAGCCACCTCTGAACTAACAGAGAGACTGGAAGACGTCTGGAAAGAGAATTGGTTACAGATTCTAAGAGCAG ATTTCTGTCAGCTCACACTAAACCCAAACACAGGCTTCTACAACATCCACCTGACTGAGGGAGACCAGGAAGTGACAATGAAGGAACCCAAACTGTGCCTCAACCATCCAGAGATGTTCCACATTCTCCAGGTGCTGTGTAAGAATGGTCTGTCTGGGGCCCACTTTAACTGGGAGGTAGAGTGGAGAGGGAAGAAGGCCTACATAGCAGTCTCTTACAACAACGTCAGCAGGATGGGCTTTGGTCCAGAAGCCCAGTTTGGCCTCAATGATAAGTACTGGGGTTTACTTTGCACCAAAGAAGCCTGTAGTTTCCTACATAACAACATAGCGACTAAACTACCTGCCCCTGAGTCCTGTAGTAGGGTAGGGGTGTACCTGGATCACAGGGCTGGAGATCTGTCCTTCTACAGCGTCTCTGAAACAATTACCCTCCTCCATACTGTCCAGACTGTATTCACTCGGGCCACTCAACCAAGGGGCTTTGGGCAGAGCTAA
- the LOC118394970 gene encoding nuclear factor of activated T-cells, cytoplasmic 4-like, which yields MGAAPGSGWEEGEFEFKLVFEEDPPRQLRGPSPLRNADQEHTVAGERTESSLSLPTSSNTDSHLAATHVGQPIGIPTPPSSSASQRAGMHSPPPRRALVREFSGTYESLPARSVQVSESRVLECPSIQITTISPEDDTAPAGSNYWDTGGGWERERLYLPLLDPFCYRDGGTGTGSLSPSPASSPSSRGWLSPASSCDSLLVEEEDLNEVTSHFCLSPSSRPTSPGGKKRRNSPLASPCTSRRSSYSEDHSCNQEEGDSTSQSQGPNSSFELSIPQKTRKTSLEQVSPREVEQVQAPAHSSHCPLPEPLQQRREAPSMGMDYLSVPPALGWGRTRASAHSPLFRSNALPPLDWPLPTQFDQYELRIEVQPRPHHRAHYETEGSRGAVKASPGGHPVVKLTGYTERQPLSLQVFVGTADDRSIRPHPFYQIHRVTGKMVGTASQESVQAGTKILDIPLNPDTNMTALIDCAGILKLRNSDIELRKGETDVGRKNTRVRLVFRTHLPLAPHVAPPGRVLALQVASLPIECSQRSAQELPVVESVSLTSCSVEGGEELLLGGSNFLPMSRVLFMERGTDGKLQWEEEAHVDRDNSSECLLCVRVPAYSDLSVSRPVSVCLYVSNGKRKRSSTHCFKYLPVMFKEEDPLLSHPSALPLEGVTLCSMRGPSRVDSGVHRGNDPMLEEGGLAFHLPPYPSACSPPYPGQSYQEYCHKPEAVEESRGSLSERHPSFENLELGFTELLPPFYPRVPQPPSPSPWLDSPYLSSSPSPSHSSSLSPFPSSSPISSSPRPPMTTSPFPHYPYPHEVCPSPPSNPSPYQDFYPPPYSHYEVWDHQGRGPGEREAQAGPKMQESPLEFASSSSFHHITLEEVNEFIGEDIRSFHSGSQMDSQPG from the exons ATGGGGGCCGCTCCGGGTTCGggctgggaggagggggagtTCGAGTTCAAGTTGGTTTTTGAGGAGGACCCGCCGCGCCAACTCCGGGGCCCATCCCCGCTGCGCAACGCGGACCAGGAGCACACAGTcgcaggggagaggacagagagctccCTGTCGCTCCCAACGTCGAGCAATACTG ACAGCCACCTGGCTGCCACTCATGTAGGCCAGCCAATCGGCATCCCTACCCCACCGTCTTCTTCAGCCAGTCAAAGGGCTGGGATGCATTCCCCGCCCCCCAGGCGTGCCTTGGTGAGGGAGTTCAGCGGGACTTATGAGAGTCTTCCAGCGCGATCTGTACAA gtctCAGAGTCCCGTGTGTTGGAGTGCCCTAGCATCCAGATCACTACTATCTCTCCAGAGGATGACACTGCCCCAGCAGGAAGTAACTACTGGGACACAGGAggtggctgggagagggagcgcctctacctccccctactgGACCCATTCTGCTACCGCGACGGCGGCACCGGCACTGGCTCCCTGAGCCcaagccctgcctccagccccTCTTCTCGCGGCTGGCTCAGTCCTGCGTCCAGCTGTGATTCGCTgctagtagaggaggaggatctCAATGAGGTCACTTCCCATTTCTGCCTGTCGCCCTCCTCCCGGCCAACCTCCCCTGGGGGTAAGAAGCGCAGGAACTCCCCCCTGGCCTCCCCCTGCACCTCCCGCAGGAGCAGCTACTCTGAGGACCACTCCTGTAACCAGGAGGAAGGAGACTCCACCTCTCAGTCACAGGGTCCCAACAGCAGCTTTGAGCTGAGCATCCCACAGAAGACCAGGAAGACGTCACTGGAGCAG GTTTCCCCCAGGGAGGTGGAGCAAGTGCAGGCTCCAGCCCATAGCTCCCACTGCCCACTCCCAGAGCCGCTGCAGCAGAGAAGAGAGGCCCCTTCCATGGGCATGGACTACCTGTCTGTGCCCCCTGCTCTGGGCTGGGGGAGGACCAGAGCCAGCGCCCACAGCCCTCTGTTCAG ATCCAATGCTCTGCCACCACTTGATTGGCCTCTGCCAACTCAGTTTGACCAATATGAACTGCGTATCGAGGTGCAGCCCCGCCCACACCACCGAGCCCACTACGAGACGGAGGGAAGCAGAGGAGCCGTCAAGGCATCACCAGGGGGACATCCGGTTGTTAAG CTGACTgggtacacagagagacagccactCTCTTTGCAGGTGTTTGTGGGAACAGCTGATGACAGGTCCATCCGGCCTCATCCTTTCTATCAGATTCACAG GGTGACAGGGAAGATGGTGGGCACTGCCAGTCAGGAGAGCGTCCAAGCTGGCACCAAAATACTGGACATCCCCCTCAACCCAGATACCAACATGACTGCGCT CATTGACTGTGCTGGCATTCTGAAGCTGAGGAACTCGGACATCGAGCTGAGGAAAGGAGAGACGGACGTAGGGAGGAAGAACACGCGTGTGCGCCTCGTGTTCCGTACCCACCTCCCCCTGGCCCCTCACGTGGCCCCGCCTGGACGGGTGCTGGCCCTGCAGGTCGCCTCCCTTCCTATAGAGTGCT CCCAGCGCTCTGCTCAGGAGCTGCCAGTGGTGGAGTCGGTCAGTCTTACATCCTGCTCtgtggaaggaggggaggagctACTGTTGGGTGGGTCTAACTTCCTGCCCATGTCCAGAGTGCTTTTTATGGAAAGAGGGACAG ATGGAAAGCTACAGTGGGAAGAGGAGGCACATGTTGACCGTgacaacagtagtgag TGCTTGCTGTGTGTGCGAGTTCCAGCCTATAGTGACCTCTCAGTGAGCCGCCCAGTATCTGTGTGCCTTTACGTCTCCAACGGGAAGAGAAAAAGGAGCAGCACTCACTGTTTCAAGTATCTGCCCG TCATGTTTAAAGAGGAGGACCCTCTGCTGTCGCATCCCTCTGCCTTGCCCCTGGAGGGGGTGACACTCTGCTCCATGAGGGGGCCCAGCAGGGTGGACAGCGGTGTGCACCGGGGGAATGATCCCATGCTCGAGGAGGGAGGACTGGCCTTCCACCTTCCCCCCTACCCTTCAGCCTGCTCTCCCCCCTACCCCGGCCAGAGCTACCAGGAGTACTGCCACAAGCCGGAAGCtgtggaggagagcagaggttCTCTGTCGGAGAGACACCCCAGCTTTGAGAACTTGGAGCTGGGCTTCACTGAGCTACTGCCTCCCTTTTACCCCAGAgtcccccagcctccctccccctccccttggCTGGACTCCCCATAcctgtcctcttccccctctccctcccactcctcctctctgagTCCCTTCCCCTCCAGcagccccatctcctcctcccctcgtCCCCCCATGACTACCTCTCCCTTCCCCCACTACCCGTACCCTCATGAGGTTTGCCCCTCGCCCCCTTCCAACCCTAGCCCTTATCAGGACTTCTACCCACCACCGTACTCCCACTATGAGGTATGGGACCACCAGGGCAGGGGACCTGGGGAAAGGGAAGCTCAGGCTGGACCTAAAATGCAGGAGAGCCCCCTGGAATTTGCCAGCTCATCATCCTTTCACCACATTACATTAGAGGAAG TGAATGAGTTCATAGGAGAAGACATCAGATCCTTCCATTCGGGCTCACAGATGGACAGCCAACCGGGATGA